One genomic region from Skermania piniformis encodes:
- the recC gene encoding exodeoxyribonuclease V subunit gamma: MLIVHRAERADILADALAEVLRQPPADPFAAELIAVPAKGVERWLNQRLAARLGTDLGADGVAANIEFPSPAALVERAVAAASGLDPDRDPWSAHHLVWRVLEQIDASLDQPWCAVLARHLGAGIDEWRAGRRFATAEHLTERFVEYAAQRPAMLSDWAAGRDTDGAGAALPADLAWQAELWRRLRACLGVPGPAERWAGACAAIRSDPALLPLPERLSVFGATRLAGAHLQVFEAVAAHRELHLWLPHPSPASWTQRAAAASAAAAAAAEPIRRTADDSGLAVRHPLLAALGRDVRELQARLGPIVGRDEHLPAPDFPPTTLGRLQADLVADRAPAATDVRLDTDESVQVHACHGPERQVEVLRDCLLHVFAADPTLEPRDVLIMCPDIETYAPLIRAGFGQDELAHPAHHLRVRLADRALRRTNPLLDTVATLLDAAVGRVTAGQLLDLAASEPVRHRFGFTDEDLATLRDWAGAAGARWGIGQRQRAAFGLGDFAQNTVNTAVDRVLLGAAADDSDGWLGLALPLEDVESADIDLAGRFAEYVDRLAVTLRDLAGPQPARRWTDVLDRALDLLTAVPAADAWQLAQARRELAAATEHAADVELRHSDVRAMLARRLAGRPTRANFRTGELTVCTMVPMRSVPHRVVVLLGLDDDVFPRTPAIDGDDVLARNPLVGERDPRSEDRQLLLDAILAAQQRLLLFYSGADPVTGAVLPPAIPLREVLDVLGLEPIRHPLQPYDPRQFRAGAPFSFDRVARAGALASRQPPQPVPALVPTPLAAAPAADVELAELIRFTEHPTQAFLRQRVGTGLPDRSDEPADALSIDLDPLDKWELGDRMLTARLAGVSAGDFRSAEWRRGTLPPFQLGERMLDEIEHAVADLVAAESAHIGPPESVDVSVEPAPRRRLTGTVPGVHGTTLVRAVYSRLGPKHRIAAWVRLLALAATHPGPWRAVTTGRGRGRRGAWRSTLIAPADPSAVLRELIELRDLGLTEPLPLFTAASCIYAERRHGGDPVDVALQAAEAEWTSKYGESHDASVGYVHGAAPSLHRWVQLPPDPGYPTDEAGRFGALATTLWLPLLAAETMGRP; this comes from the coding sequence GTGCTGATCGTGCACCGCGCCGAGCGCGCCGACATCCTCGCCGATGCGCTCGCCGAGGTGCTCCGGCAACCGCCGGCGGATCCGTTCGCGGCGGAGCTGATCGCCGTCCCGGCCAAGGGGGTCGAACGCTGGTTGAACCAGCGCCTGGCCGCTCGGCTCGGTACCGACCTCGGCGCGGACGGGGTGGCGGCGAACATCGAATTCCCCTCACCGGCCGCGTTGGTCGAGCGCGCGGTAGCGGCCGCGAGCGGGCTGGACCCGGACCGCGACCCCTGGTCGGCGCACCACCTGGTGTGGCGGGTCCTGGAGCAGATCGACGCCTCGCTCGACCAGCCGTGGTGCGCCGTGCTCGCCCGGCACCTGGGTGCAGGGATCGACGAATGGCGCGCCGGGCGGCGCTTCGCGACGGCCGAGCATCTCACCGAGCGATTCGTCGAGTACGCGGCGCAGCGTCCGGCGATGTTGTCCGACTGGGCGGCCGGCCGGGACACCGACGGCGCCGGGGCGGCGTTGCCGGCCGACCTGGCCTGGCAGGCCGAACTGTGGCGGCGGCTTCGCGCCTGTCTCGGCGTTCCCGGTCCGGCCGAGCGGTGGGCCGGTGCGTGCGCGGCGATCCGGTCCGATCCGGCGCTGCTCCCGCTGCCGGAGCGGCTGTCGGTGTTCGGTGCGACCCGGTTGGCCGGCGCGCATCTGCAGGTTTTCGAAGCGGTGGCTGCGCACCGGGAACTCCACCTGTGGCTACCGCATCCGAGCCCGGCGAGCTGGACGCAGCGCGCGGCTGCGGCATCGGCAGCGGCAGCGGCAGCGGCAGAGCCGATCCGGCGTACCGCCGACGACAGCGGGCTGGCGGTGCGGCATCCACTGCTCGCCGCGCTCGGCCGGGATGTGCGGGAGCTGCAAGCTCGACTCGGCCCGATCGTGGGCCGCGACGAGCACCTGCCGGCGCCGGATTTCCCGCCGACCACGCTGGGCCGGCTGCAGGCCGACCTCGTGGCCGATCGGGCACCGGCAGCGACCGATGTGCGCCTCGACACCGACGAGAGCGTGCAGGTACATGCGTGTCACGGCCCGGAGCGACAGGTCGAGGTGCTGCGGGACTGTCTGCTGCACGTGTTCGCCGCCGACCCGACGCTCGAGCCGAGAGACGTGCTGATCATGTGTCCCGACATCGAGACCTACGCGCCGCTGATCCGGGCCGGGTTCGGTCAAGACGAACTCGCCCACCCCGCACATCATCTGCGGGTGCGGCTGGCCGACCGCGCGTTGCGCCGGACCAACCCGCTGCTCGACACGGTGGCCACGCTGCTCGATGCGGCGGTCGGCCGGGTGACCGCCGGTCAGCTGCTCGATCTGGCGGCGAGCGAGCCGGTTCGGCACCGGTTCGGGTTCACCGACGAGGACTTGGCGACGCTGCGGGACTGGGCCGGCGCCGCCGGTGCCCGGTGGGGGATCGGACAGCGCCAACGGGCGGCGTTCGGGCTCGGCGATTTTGCCCAGAACACGGTGAACACCGCGGTGGACCGGGTGTTGCTCGGCGCGGCTGCCGACGACTCGGACGGCTGGCTGGGTTTGGCGTTGCCGCTGGAAGACGTCGAATCCGCCGACATCGATCTGGCCGGACGGTTCGCCGAATACGTCGATCGGCTTGCGGTGACGCTGCGCGACCTGGCCGGGCCGCAGCCGGCGCGCCGCTGGACCGACGTGCTCGACCGGGCGCTGGACCTGCTGACCGCGGTTCCCGCCGCGGATGCCTGGCAGCTCGCCCAGGCCCGCCGGGAGCTGGCTGCGGCCACCGAGCATGCGGCCGACGTCGAGCTGCGGCACAGCGATGTCCGGGCCATGCTGGCCCGCCGATTGGCCGGCCGACCGACGCGGGCGAACTTCCGGACCGGCGAGCTGACCGTCTGCACCATGGTGCCGATGCGCTCGGTTCCGCACCGGGTGGTGGTGCTGCTCGGGCTCGACGACGATGTGTTCCCGCGCACTCCGGCGATCGACGGCGACGACGTACTGGCTAGGAATCCGCTTGTCGGGGAACGTGATCCGCGTTCAGAGGATCGGCAGTTGCTGCTCGATGCGATCCTGGCGGCGCAGCAGCGATTGCTGCTGTTCTACAGCGGGGCCGACCCGGTGACCGGGGCTGTGCTGCCACCCGCGATCCCGCTGCGCGAGGTACTCGACGTGCTCGGCCTGGAACCGATCCGACATCCGCTGCAGCCCTACGATCCACGGCAGTTCCGGGCCGGCGCGCCGTTCAGCTTCGACCGGGTGGCGCGGGCCGGAGCGCTGGCGAGCCGGCAACCGCCGCAACCGGTTCCGGCGCTGGTTCCGACCCCGCTGGCGGCCGCTCCGGCCGCGGACGTCGAGCTGGCGGAGCTGATCCGCTTCACCGAGCACCCGACCCAGGCCTTCCTGCGCCAGCGGGTCGGGACCGGTCTGCCGGATCGGTCCGACGAGCCGGCCGACGCATTGTCGATCGACCTGGATCCACTGGACAAGTGGGAGCTGGGCGATCGGATGCTCACCGCCCGGCTGGCCGGGGTGTCGGCCGGGGACTTCCGCTCGGCCGAGTGGCGGCGCGGCACCTTGCCGCCGTTCCAGCTGGGAGAACGGATGCTCGACGAGATCGAGCACGCCGTCGCCGACCTGGTCGCGGCCGAGTCGGCACACATCGGCCCGCCGGAGTCGGTCGATGTGTCGGTCGAGCCGGCGCCGCGGCGCCGGTTGACCGGTACGGTGCCCGGTGTGCACGGCACCACCCTGGTACGCGCCGTGTACTCCCGGCTCGGGCCGAAACACCGGATCGCCGCCTGGGTGCGGTTGTTGGCGCTGGCTGCGACGCACCCGGGGCCGTGGCGCGCGGTGACCACCGGGCGCGGTCGGGGGCGGCGTGGCGCCTGGCGGTCCACCCTGATCGCACCCGCCGACCCGTCGGCGGTACTGCGCGAGCTGATCGAGCTGCGTGACCTCGGACTGACCGAACCGCTGCCGCTGTTCACCGCCGCGTCGTGCATCTACGCCGAACGTCGCCACGGCGGCGACCCGGTCGACGTCGCACTACAGGCTGCCGAAGCGGAATGGACGAGCAAGTACGGCGAGAGCCACGACGCGAGCGTGGGTTACGTCCACGGCGC
- a CDS encoding PaaI family thioesterase — MTEMTPTPPATDSAPLVAIGFDALIGLEYRIVTPDHVRAEWTVRPELLQPYGLVHGGVYCAVIESVCSVGGATWYADRGVVVGVNNNTDFLRAARSGTLTADARPVHQGRLQQVWQVAITDEEQRVVARGQVRLQNLAQAPGSA, encoded by the coding sequence ATGACCGAGATGACTCCCACACCACCCGCCACCGACTCGGCCCCGCTGGTCGCGATCGGTTTCGACGCACTGATCGGACTCGAGTACCGGATCGTCACGCCGGACCACGTGCGCGCCGAATGGACCGTCCGGCCGGAGCTGCTCCAGCCGTACGGCCTGGTGCACGGTGGGGTGTACTGCGCGGTGATCGAGTCGGTGTGCAGCGTCGGCGGCGCCACCTGGTATGCCGACCGCGGCGTCGTGGTCGGGGTCAACAACAACACCGACTTTCTGCGCGCCGCCCGATCCGGCACCCTGACCGCCGACGCTCGGCCGGTGCATCAGGGCCGGTTGCAGCAGGTATGGCAGGTGGCGATCACCGACGAGGAGCAGCGCGTCGTCGCCCGCGGACAGGTGCGATTGCAGAATCTCGCCCAGGCGCCGGGCAGCGCCTGA
- a CDS encoding NAD(P)/FAD-dependent oxidoreductase: MSIEPAAPRRHRVVIVGSGFGGLTAAKHLRKADADITLIARTTHHLFQPLLYQVATGVLSEGEIAPATRLILEDQENVRVVLGEVDAVDLANRTVTSKLMNSETVYPYDSLIVAAGAQQSYFGNDHFATFAPGMKTIDDALELRGRIIGAFEAAEAIDDPAERKRRLTFVVVGAGPTGVELAGQIAELADRTLAGAFRTIDPNNARVILLDAAPAVLPPMGENLGLKAQRRLEEMGVEVQLNAMVTDVDYQGITVKEKDGTERRIECACKVWSAGVQANPLGKLIAEQSDGTTTDRAGRVIVEPDLTVKGHPYVFVIGDLMSVPEVPGMAQGAIQGAVYATKRIKESLRGEDDPANRKPFKYLNKGSMATVSRFSAVAQVGKFEFGGFIAWLAWLVLHLYYLVGQKNRLTTVMAWTLSFLGKGRGQMTITERWIYARQAMQQLESYEAAAKERFEEAETGHPNRATPTGSIVDGTSARLSAP, from the coding sequence ATGAGTATCGAACCGGCAGCGCCGCGGCGCCACCGAGTCGTCATCGTCGGTTCGGGATTCGGGGGTCTCACCGCTGCGAAGCATCTGCGCAAGGCCGACGCCGATATCACCCTCATCGCCCGGACCACGCACCACCTGTTCCAGCCCCTGCTCTACCAAGTCGCCACCGGCGTCTTGTCCGAGGGTGAGATCGCACCGGCCACCCGGCTGATCCTGGAGGATCAGGAGAACGTGCGGGTGGTACTGGGTGAGGTCGACGCGGTCGACCTGGCCAACCGGACCGTCACCTCGAAGCTGATGAACTCCGAGACGGTCTACCCCTACGACAGCCTGATCGTCGCGGCCGGTGCCCAGCAGTCCTATTTCGGCAACGATCACTTCGCGACGTTCGCGCCGGGCATGAAGACGATCGACGACGCGCTGGAGCTGCGTGGCCGCATCATCGGCGCGTTCGAGGCGGCGGAAGCGATCGACGATCCGGCCGAACGCAAGCGGCGACTGACCTTCGTCGTGGTCGGTGCGGGCCCCACCGGGGTGGAGCTGGCCGGCCAGATCGCCGAACTCGCCGATCGCACCCTGGCCGGGGCGTTTCGCACGATCGACCCCAACAATGCCCGGGTGATCCTGCTCGACGCCGCCCCCGCGGTGCTGCCGCCGATGGGTGAGAATCTGGGCCTCAAGGCGCAGCGGCGGCTGGAGGAGATGGGCGTCGAGGTTCAGCTCAACGCGATGGTGACCGACGTCGACTATCAGGGCATCACGGTCAAGGAGAAGGACGGCACCGAGCGCCGGATCGAATGCGCATGCAAGGTCTGGTCCGCCGGCGTGCAAGCCAATCCGCTCGGCAAACTGATCGCCGAACAATCCGACGGCACCACCACCGACCGGGCCGGCCGCGTGATCGTCGAGCCCGACCTGACGGTCAAGGGGCACCCGTACGTGTTCGTGATCGGCGACCTGATGAGCGTGCCCGAGGTGCCGGGGATGGCGCAGGGTGCGATCCAGGGCGCGGTGTACGCCACGAAGCGGATCAAGGAATCGCTGCGCGGCGAGGACGACCCGGCCAACCGCAAGCCGTTCAAGTATCTGAACAAGGGCAGCATGGCCACCGTCTCCCGGTTCAGCGCGGTGGCGCAGGTCGGCAAGTTCGAGTTCGGCGGGTTCATCGCCTGGCTCGCCTGGCTGGTGCTGCACTTGTACTACCTGGTCGGGCAGAAGAACCGGCTGACCACGGTGATGGCCTGGACCCTGTCCTTCCTGGGCAAGGGGCGGGGCCAGATGACGATCACCGAACGCTGGATCTACGCCCGCCAGGCGATGCAACAGCTGGAGAGCTACGAGGCGGCCGCGAAGGAACGGTTCGAGGAGGCCGAGACCGGCCACCCGAACCGCGCCACCCCGACCGGGTCGATCGTCGACGGCACGTCCGCCCGACTGTCGGCACCCTGA
- a CDS encoding MBL fold metallo-hydrolase, which yields MQIEDIADGIHLVQGSAVNWIIVSDADGVTLIDAGYPGDHADVVASLRAVGHSLDDLRMILVTHAHVDHVGGIPALLERVPVPVRTSFEEARHARREYLQQATPALVARNIWRPGAAAWAAHVLARGGTRAVVVPTATGAADREPLAAPGAPVPFVVAGHTTGHTCYLLAEGKVVVTGDALCTGHMLSRRTGPQLLPAFFDHERDRAVASAETVLAGTGATIALPGHGPSYHGPIADAVAAALGGKPR from the coding sequence GTGCAGATCGAGGATATCGCCGACGGCATCCACCTCGTCCAGGGCAGCGCGGTGAACTGGATCATCGTGTCCGACGCCGACGGGGTGACGCTGATCGACGCCGGTTACCCGGGTGATCATGCCGACGTGGTGGCCTCGCTCCGTGCGGTCGGTCACTCGCTCGACGACCTGCGCATGATCCTCGTCACCCACGCCCACGTCGACCATGTCGGCGGCATACCCGCGCTGCTGGAACGGGTCCCGGTGCCCGTCCGGACCTCGTTCGAGGAAGCCCGGCACGCCCGTCGCGAGTATCTCCAGCAGGCGACGCCGGCGCTGGTCGCGCGCAATATCTGGCGGCCGGGTGCGGCGGCCTGGGCGGCGCACGTCCTGGCGCGCGGCGGCACGCGCGCCGTGGTGGTGCCGACCGCGACCGGCGCCGCCGACCGCGAGCCCCTGGCGGCGCCGGGTGCGCCGGTGCCGTTCGTCGTCGCCGGGCACACCACCGGGCACACCTGCTACCTGCTCGCCGAGGGGAAGGTCGTGGTCACCGGCGACGCGCTGTGCACCGGGCATATGCTCAGCCGACGGACCGGCCCGCAGTTGCTGCCGGCGTTCTTCGATCACGAGCGGGATCGGGCGGTCGCCTCGGCGGAGACGGTGCTCGCGGGCACCGGCGCAACGATCGCGCTGCCCGGACACGGGCCGTCGTACCATGGCCCGATCGCCGACGCGGTCGCGGCGGCACTGGGTGGAAAGCCGAGATAG
- a CDS encoding dihydrofolate reductase family protein, whose product MGTIVVHEFVSLDGVFEDPSWTVEYAFDPQMGTTLAEIVGSSEAILLGRKTFEMFAPAWSGRTAADDPGAPFFNETPKYVVGARQPAVDWANSTRLGGYDPAAIRALKQRTDGAVYISGSGTLVRALLAAGLVDSLHLFVYPVVLGAGRRLFDERGPQLRLALQESQTYAGGVVHLAYGPAVA is encoded by the coding sequence GTGGGAACCATCGTCGTACACGAGTTCGTCAGCCTGGACGGGGTGTTCGAGGATCCGAGCTGGACCGTCGAGTACGCGTTCGACCCGCAGATGGGCACCACGCTGGCCGAGATCGTCGGGAGCTCGGAGGCAATCCTGCTCGGCCGCAAAACATTCGAGATGTTCGCCCCGGCCTGGTCGGGGCGGACCGCCGCCGACGACCCGGGTGCACCGTTCTTCAACGAGACGCCGAAATACGTCGTCGGCGCCCGGCAGCCGGCGGTGGATTGGGCCAACTCGACCCGGCTGGGCGGGTACGACCCGGCTGCGATCCGGGCACTGAAACAGCGCACGGACGGCGCCGTCTACATCTCCGGTAGCGGCACCCTGGTCCGGGCGTTGCTCGCGGCGGGACTGGTCGACAGCCTGCACCTGTTCGTCTATCCCGTCGTGCTCGGCGCCGGTCGTCGGTTGTTCGACGAGCGCGGTCCGCAATTGCGCTTGGCGCTGCAGGAGAGTCAGACCTACGCTGGCGGTGTCGTGCACCTCGCCTACGGCCCGGCGGTCGCCTGA